In one Nitrososphaera viennensis EN76 genomic region, the following are encoded:
- a CDS encoding protealysin inhibitor emfourin, with translation MKISFERSGGIGGFHIRVVLDTKEMSRLEIRVVTNLIEKASFFALPSESKASTLADPFNYEITVQNGKQHIVKRYDDTIETQLRPLVEFLTNKARQKDKS, from the coding sequence ATGAAGATCTCTTTCGAGCGTAGTGGAGGAATTGGAGGATTCCATATCCGTGTCGTTTTGGATACAAAAGAGATGTCAAGGCTGGAAATAAGAGTAGTTACAAACTTGATTGAGAAGGCGTCATTTTTCGCTCTACCTTCTGAATCGAAGGCCAGTACGCTAGCGGATCCCTTCAACTATGAAATTACTGTGCAAAATGGAAAGCAGCATATTGTGAAAAGATATGACGACACAATTGAAACCCAACTTAGGCCACTCGTCGAATTCCTGACAAACAAAGCTCGGCAAAAAGACAAATCTTGA